From one Deltaproteobacteria bacterium PRO3 genomic stretch:
- a CDS encoding DUF4197 domain-containing protein, producing the protein MNIAKVGVTKYWTPLVKRYNQIPFVQRVNPNLDSYVTERAISGLFKLMANEERKIRRDPAARVTDILRRVFGS; encoded by the coding sequence CTGAACATCGCGAAGGTCGGCGTCACGAAATACTGGACTCCGCTCGTCAAGCGCTACAACCAGATCCCCTTCGTCCAGCGCGTCAACCCCAACCTGGACAGCTACGTCACCGAGCGGGCGATCTCGGGCCTCTTCAAGCTGATGGCGAACGAGGAGCGGAAGATCCGTCGGGACCCCGCCGCCCGCGTCACCGACATCCTGCGGCGGGTCTTCGGGTCTTGA